Within the Terriglobales bacterium genome, the region CAACTGGCCGCGGCCAAGAACTGGAAGGGAGCGGCCCAGGCTTACAACGAAGCCGCAGGTTTCAAGGGTGACGGGCCGGGGGACCCTAAAGGCAAGGCGCGTGCGGCGATGGAAGCGGGGGGTGAGGCCGACAAGGCGGCCGCAGCCGCCAGGGCGGAGGCCGACAAGCAAGCCGCCGCCGCCAAAGCAGAGGCAGACTGCCGCGCCAAGAAGCCTGTCTTCGTCTCCTTCCAAATAAGCCCGAACAGCGGTCAGGTCGGCGCTCCGGTAAAGGCGAACGCAGATGCCAAAGCGGGGTGTAAGAACATCGCCGGCACCCTGATCCAATGGGGTGATGGCTCACAGACCACGGGAACCAGCGGTTCGCACGCATACAAGAGTCCCGGTACCTACGATGTGGTCGCGTGGGTGACGGACGAGGCGGGCAACAAGGTCTCGCAGGTCCAGACGGTGCGCGTCATCGAAGTGGCCGTCAAGCAGGTCGTACCGGAGGTCGATGTCGAAAAGACGCTGGCGGAAGCGCGGGCGGCGAAAGCCAAAGGCGATGTGGCCGGCGCGCGCGGCAAGTACATGAAGGTCCTGTCGGCCGACAAG harbors:
- a CDS encoding PKD domain-containing protein, whose product is MRNKGQIWMLLVLVALTPLAARADQKEDLKKKGDSAAAAGKPFESRDAYCQLADLDPNYPQAKMMCTMMKKEAEKEDARCDDRFNTASSDLNAGKFDDAEQKLKNVKQGCKKYDEARALMAKVPQLKRDAEAKAGDAVMAQKYEEGLRAYNRNDFAGAKSTLKEVSGSKASEAQALLNKIKQYEQAMSQGDQLAAAKNWKGAAQAYNEAAGFKGDGPGDPKGKARAAMEAGGEADKAAAAARAEADKQAAAAKAEADCRAKKPVFVSFQISPNSGQVGAPVKANADAKAGCKNIAGTLIQWGDGSQTTGTSGSHAYKSPGTYDVVAWVTDEAGNKVSQVQTVRVIEVAVKQVVPEVDVEKTLAEARAAKAKGDVAGARGKYMKVLSADK